A region of the Streptomyces durocortorensis genome:
GCGGAAGGCACTGAGCGGGATGTCCGCCGCCCGGGAGCCGAGCGAGCCGCGCAGGGCGAACTCCCGGGTCTCCTTGGTGCGCCACTCGGTGAGCCGCAGGGCTACGGGCCCGGCGTCGCCGAGGACCTTCACCTCCAGGCGTACGGCGTCCTCGACCGCCGACTGCCCGGTCAGGACGGCGGCGACGCGTTCGGTGCGCAGCTCCAGCTTGTTGCCGGACAGGACGGGGACGATACGGGTCCGCTCGTCGGTGTACGTCACGGCGGGCGGGGCGGGGGTGCCGACGAGCCGCATGGGGCCCCGGCGCGGACGGCCCGCACCGATGACGACGACCTCCGGCTTCCACGTTGCACGCAGGCCGCTGCCCGTGCCCTTGGCGGTGAGCCTGCGCGGGTCGACGACGGCCTCGAATCCGGCGCGGTCGTAGCGGTGGAGGGAGCGGCCGGAGCGGGCCGTGGCCTCGTCGCCCGGGACCGGACGCGTCCGCAGCGGGATCAACCGCTTCCCGGACCGCAGCCACCCGAGCCGCACCGGGCCGCCGGGGGCGTTGCGCACGTAGGCGTATCCGGTCAGACGGAGCAGCCCGTCCCGCCACACGGCCTCGGTGAGGTGGGCGTGGACGGGGAGGTCGGCGGGGGTCAGCGCGGTCGTGGCGGGCGGCAACGGGGCCTGGACGGCCGGGTGGTGGGCGCGGGGGCGGAGCAGCCCGCGTACATGGAAGGTGTCCCGGTCCTTCTTCTCGTCGGCGAGGAGGGCGAGGAGTTCGGCGAGGCGGCGTTCGCGGATGAGCTGCCACTTGACCCTGAGGTGCAGGGGCAGTTCGGTGAGGACGCCGGGCTCGACGGTGGCGGCGAAGGCGCCCGCGTGGTCGAGGAAGGCCTCGTGGAACTCCGCGTCGCCCTCCGGCAGGGCCTCGATGAACAGCCACAGGTCCCCGGAGAGCGCGTGGGCGTCGTAGCGCCGCTTGGCCTCGGCGGCTCCTGCCGCGCCCGGCCGTTCGGCGAGGAATCGGCTGACGGTGGTGACGGCGGTGACCCGGTCCCGGATTCCCTTGGGCACGGCCCGCCGGGTGGTGATGGAACCGTCCCGGTCCCGCCAGTGGTAGACGGGCTCCTCGACGACGTCGACCGAGCGGGCCAGGAAGTGGGCGGGCAGGACGACGGCGATGTCCTCGTACAGCACCCCGGTCGGGAAGGCGAAGGCGTGTTCGTCCCAGAAGGACCGGCGGAAGACCTTGTTGCAGGCGATGCGGTCGCCCAGCAGGAGCCAGTCCCGGGTGACATGGGTGGCCGAGCGGGCCTTCTCCATCGGCCTGCGGTACATCGGGGACTGCTCCAGCCCCCCGTCGGCCCGCAGCCTGAGCACGTTGCCGGTCGCGAAGTCGGAGCCGGAGCGGTCGAGTTCGGCCAGCATCCGGGTGTAAGCGCCGGGCGGGACGAGGTCGTCGCTGTCGACGAACGTCAGGAACTCCGCCTCGGGATCGGCCTCGCGGACCCCGGCGTTACGGGCCGCGCCGAGCCCGGCGTTCTCCTGCCGGACCAGCCGGAACCGGGGGTCCCGGTCCACGAACTCCTGGGCGAGGACTGGCCCGTTGTCGGTGGAGCCGTCGTCGACGAGGACGACCTCCAGGTCCTCCATGCTCTGTTCGGCGAGCGAGGACAGACAGGCACCGAGGTAGTCCTCGACGTTGTAGAGGGGGACGACGACGGTGAGACGGGGTGCCATCGCAGCGCACGATCCTTTCGGGCGGACGGCATCAGGGGGTGCCGGTCGAGGGGCATTGAGGGGCCATGGGGTACAACCCGCACCGGGGGGACCGGTCACCCGAGGGGGTCCATTCGGGTGACCGCGAGGGTGGGGTCACGCGTACGGGGGCGCGCCGGTGACGTGTTCGAGCCCCGTACCGGGAGGGGCACGGGGCTCGGTGCTGCCGTGGGGTCCGGCCTCAGGGTTTGACGGCGATCCGGCCCTCGTCCATGCGCAGCAGCAACAGCGGCTCGCCGGTCTTGTCGAGGAACTCGTCGACTGCCTGGCGAGATCCCTGCCAGTAGCCGTAGTCGTCGATCAGGAGGATGCCGCCGCTGACCAACCGGGAGTACAGGTGCTCCAGTTCATGCTTGGTGGAGGCGTACCAGTCGGTGTCCAGGCGCAGAATCGCGATCTGTTCGGGGGCCTGCTCGGGGACGGTGTCCTCGACCCGCCCCTGCACGTAGTGGATGCGCTCCTCGGGATAGGGCACATGACCGAAGCCCTCCTTGACGTCGTCCAGGGACGCGACGGCCCAGATCGGCCGGTCCTTGCCCTGGGCGTCCAGCAGCTCCTGGGCCGGGCGGCCGTCGCGGCGCAGGTCCTCGGCGGTGGGCGGGGTCATGCCCTCGTACGTGTCGAAGAGGTACAGCTCGCGCTCGGTCTCACCGACGGACAGCAGGGTCC
Encoded here:
- a CDS encoding TylF/MycF/NovP-related O-methyltransferase, which codes for MSRKPRVLSRGMAWRNAVNGVLQQLTGYQLRRVTVPAARTAPADPAPAPADPLPAPAPDPDPKPKPKPKAKKPDLAFPEDYDDEAKDIIRAVKPYSMTSPERLNAFILATRHIARHDIPGAVVECGVWRGGSMQACARTLLSVGETERELYLFDTYEGMTPPTAEDLRRDGRPAQELLDAQGKDRPIWAVASLDDVKEGFGHVPYPEERIHYVQGRVEDTVPEQAPEQIAILRLDTDWYASTKHELEHLYSRLVSGGILLIDDYGYWQGSRQAVDEFLDKTGEPLLLLRMDEGRIAVKP